A single window of Mycobacterium sp. ITM-2016-00318 DNA harbors:
- a CDS encoding MBL fold metallo-hydrolase: protein MTVVDDNYTGHVEPRCAARRTIDGASIVKVSVGKMDNNAYLITCSRTGETLLIDAANDAEILLELIERYAPKLSLIVTSHQHWDHIQALDAVAKATGAPTAAHELDSEPLPVKPVRFLAHGDTIKIGELSFAVIHLRGHTPGSVALALEGADDATHLFTGDCLFPGGVGKTWQEGDFEKLLGDVSDRVFDVYGDSTVVYPGHGDDTTLGAERPHLAEWRERGW from the coding sequence ATGACAGTCGTCGACGACAACTACACCGGTCACGTCGAGCCCAGATGCGCCGCTCGCCGCACGATCGACGGCGCGTCGATCGTCAAGGTCTCGGTGGGCAAGATGGACAACAACGCCTACCTGATCACGTGTTCCCGGACCGGCGAAACGCTACTCATCGACGCCGCGAACGACGCCGAGATCCTGCTCGAGCTGATCGAGCGGTACGCGCCCAAGCTGTCGCTCATCGTCACCAGCCACCAGCACTGGGACCACATCCAGGCGTTGGACGCCGTGGCGAAGGCCACCGGCGCGCCCACCGCGGCTCACGAACTCGACTCAGAGCCGCTCCCGGTGAAGCCGGTCCGGTTCCTGGCCCACGGCGACACGATCAAGATCGGCGAGCTGTCCTTCGCCGTCATCCACCTGCGGGGCCACACACCGGGCTCGGTCGCGCTGGCCCTCGAAGGGGCGGATGACGCGACCCACCTGTTCACCGGCGACTGCCTGTTTCCCGGCGGGGTCGGCAAGACATGGCAGGAGGGCGATTTCGAGAAGCTTCTCGGCGATGTCAGCGACCGCGTCTTCGACGTCTACGGCGACTCGACGGTTGTCTACCCGGGTCACGGCGACGACACCACACTGGGCGCCGAGCGGCCGCACCTCGCCGAATGGAGAGAGCGCGGTTGGTGA
- a CDS encoding SDR family oxidoreductase: MVIGASSGLGRCIGVGLAERGHRVALLARRRERIEKAAAEAGADAVAVECDVTDEASVRSAIREAADALGGIDNIVYTPAIGSVVRLVDTDAETWSRVFATNVTGAAIATAAAIPFLTESAGKVVYLSSDAGTYGPPWPGLAAYGVSKAALERLIEAWRAEHPGVGFTSLIVGECAGGDGDSATGFSTGWDRELAGEFYPQWISRGCMPGQLMPVEDLVEVVHTILQTKSATSMPVVVARGAP; the protein is encoded by the coding sequence GTGGTGATCGGCGCATCGAGCGGGCTCGGGCGCTGCATTGGGGTCGGGCTGGCCGAGCGTGGCCATCGAGTGGCGCTGCTCGCCCGTCGACGTGAACGCATCGAGAAGGCGGCCGCGGAGGCAGGCGCGGACGCAGTCGCCGTCGAATGCGACGTGACCGACGAGGCGTCGGTGCGCTCGGCCATCAGAGAAGCAGCCGACGCCCTCGGCGGCATCGACAACATCGTCTACACCCCGGCGATCGGGTCGGTCGTGCGCCTTGTGGACACGGACGCCGAAACGTGGAGCCGCGTGTTCGCCACCAACGTCACGGGCGCCGCCATCGCGACGGCGGCGGCCATTCCGTTCCTGACGGAGTCGGCGGGCAAGGTGGTGTACCTGTCGTCGGACGCAGGCACCTACGGACCACCGTGGCCGGGGCTTGCCGCATACGGCGTCAGCAAGGCTGCCCTGGAACGGCTGATCGAGGCCTGGCGCGCCGAGCACCCGGGCGTCGGGTTCACGAGCCTCATCGTCGGCGAGTGCGCGGGCGGCGACGGCGATTCGGCGACGGGCTTCAGTACCGGCTGGGACCGGGAGCTCGCCGGGGAGTTCTATCCACAGTGGATCTCGCGCGGTTGCATGCCGGGGCAGCTCATGCCCGTCGAGGACCTTGTCGAGGTGGTTCACACCATCCTGCAGACCAAGTCGGCGACGTCGATGCCCGTCGTCGTCGCACGCGGCGCACCGTAG
- the uvrA gene encoding excinuclease ABC subunit UvrA: MSDRLVVKGAREHNLRSIDLDLPRDALIVFTGLSGSGKSSLAFDTIFAEGQRRYVESLSAYARQFLGQMDKPDVDFIEGLSPAVSIDQKSTNRNPRSTVGTITEVYDYLRLLYARAGTPHCPVCGERIARQTPQQIVDQVLAMDEGLRFQVLAPVVRTRKGEFVDLFDKLNSQGYSRVRVDGVVYPLTEPPTLKKQEKHDIEVVVDRLTVKASAKQRLTDSVETALNLADGIVVLEFVDREDDHPHREQRFSEKLACPNGHPLAVDDLEPRSFSFNSPYGACPECTGLGIRKEVDPDLVIPDPDLTLAEGAVAPWSMGQTADYFTRMLSGLGDQIGFDVDTPWKKLPARARKAILEGCDEQVHVRYRNRYGRTRSYYADFEGVMAFLQRRMEQTDSEQMKERYEGFMRDVPCPECDGTRLKPEILAVTLSAGTYGRKSIAEVAELSIADAADFLNSLTLGTRESAIAGQVLKEIQSRLGFLLDVGLEYLSLSRAAATLSGGEAQRIRLATQIGSGLVGVLYVLDEPSIGLHQRDNRRLIETLLRLKNLGNTLIVVEHDLDTIAHADWVVDIGPLAGEHGGRIVHSGPYQELLSNRESLTGAYLSGRENIEVPAMRRPIDRKRQLTVVGAREHNLRELDVSFPLGVLTSVTGVSGSGKSTLVNDILAAVLANKLNGARNVPGRHTRVNGLDHVDKLVRVDQSPIGRTPRSNPATYTGVFDKIRSLFAATTEAKVRGYQPGRFSFNVKGGRCEACSGDGTIKIEMNFLPDVYVPCEVCNGARYNRETLEVHYKGKTVSEVLDLSIEDAAEFFAPISSIHRYLKTLVDVGLGYVRLGQPAPTLSGGEAQRVKLAAELQKRSTGRTVYILDEPTTGLHFEDIRKLLDVLNGLVDKGNTVIVIEHNLDVIKTSDWIIDLGPEGGSGGGIVVAEGSPEEVAAVTESYTGKFLSEVLDAVPAKTTSTRRRRKVSA, translated from the coding sequence GTGTCTGACCGCCTGGTTGTCAAGGGTGCGCGGGAGCACAACCTGCGAAGCATCGACCTCGATCTACCTCGCGATGCGCTGATCGTCTTCACCGGACTGTCCGGGTCGGGCAAGTCCTCGCTCGCGTTCGACACGATCTTTGCCGAGGGCCAGCGGCGGTATGTCGAATCCCTCTCGGCGTACGCCCGACAGTTCCTCGGCCAGATGGACAAGCCCGACGTCGACTTCATCGAGGGCCTGTCGCCCGCGGTGTCGATCGACCAGAAGTCCACCAACCGGAACCCGCGGTCGACGGTCGGCACCATCACCGAGGTCTACGACTATCTGCGTCTGCTGTACGCGCGCGCCGGGACGCCGCACTGCCCGGTATGCGGGGAGCGCATCGCCAGGCAGACCCCCCAGCAGATCGTCGATCAGGTGCTGGCCATGGACGAGGGCCTGCGGTTCCAGGTGCTCGCCCCGGTGGTGCGGACCCGAAAGGGCGAGTTCGTCGACCTCTTCGACAAGCTGAACTCCCAGGGCTACAGCAGGGTTCGGGTCGACGGCGTGGTGTATCCGCTGACCGAGCCGCCCACACTGAAGAAGCAGGAGAAACACGACATCGAAGTCGTCGTCGACCGCCTGACCGTCAAGGCGTCGGCCAAGCAGCGGCTGACCGACTCGGTGGAGACGGCACTCAACCTCGCCGACGGCATCGTCGTGTTGGAGTTCGTCGACCGCGAGGACGACCATCCGCACCGGGAGCAGCGCTTCTCCGAGAAGCTGGCCTGTCCCAACGGGCATCCGCTCGCCGTCGACGACCTGGAACCGCGGTCGTTCTCCTTCAACTCGCCCTACGGCGCCTGCCCCGAGTGCACCGGTCTGGGTATCCGCAAGGAGGTCGACCCCGACCTCGTGATCCCGGATCCGGATCTCACCCTGGCCGAAGGGGCCGTGGCGCCGTGGTCGATGGGCCAGACAGCCGATTACTTCACCCGCATGCTGTCGGGTCTGGGCGACCAGATCGGCTTCGACGTCGACACCCCATGGAAGAAGCTGCCTGCCAGGGCCCGCAAGGCGATTCTCGAGGGTTGCGACGAGCAGGTTCATGTGCGCTACAGGAATCGCTACGGCCGAACCCGTTCGTACTACGCCGATTTCGAGGGCGTGATGGCGTTCCTTCAGCGCCGGATGGAGCAGACCGACTCCGAGCAGATGAAGGAGCGCTACGAGGGTTTCATGCGCGATGTTCCGTGCCCGGAATGCGACGGCACCCGGTTGAAGCCCGAGATCCTGGCCGTGACGCTGTCGGCGGGCACCTACGGCCGCAAGTCGATCGCCGAGGTGGCAGAGCTCTCGATCGCCGATGCCGCGGACTTCCTGAACTCGCTGACGCTCGGGACGCGCGAGTCGGCGATCGCAGGCCAGGTGCTCAAGGAGATCCAGTCGAGACTCGGCTTCCTGCTCGACGTCGGTCTGGAGTATCTGTCGTTGTCACGCGCGGCTGCGACGCTGTCCGGTGGTGAGGCGCAACGTATTCGGCTCGCGACGCAGATCGGGTCGGGCCTCGTCGGTGTTCTCTACGTCCTCGACGAGCCGTCCATCGGCCTGCATCAGCGTGATAACCGCAGGCTGATCGAGACCCTGCTGCGGCTGAAGAACCTCGGCAACACGCTGATCGTCGTCGAGCACGACCTCGACACCATCGCACATGCGGACTGGGTGGTCGACATCGGCCCGCTCGCCGGGGAGCACGGCGGTCGAATCGTGCACAGTGGTCCGTATCAGGAACTCCTGAGCAATCGCGAATCCCTCACCGGCGCTTATCTTTCCGGCCGAGAAAACATCGAAGTACCTGCCATGCGGCGGCCCATCGACCGTAAACGACAGCTCACCGTGGTCGGTGCAAGGGAGCACAACCTGCGCGAGCTCGACGTGTCGTTCCCGCTCGGCGTGCTGACGTCGGTCACCGGAGTGTCGGGATCCGGCAAGTCGACTCTGGTCAACGACATCCTCGCAGCGGTGCTGGCCAACAAGCTCAACGGCGCCCGCAACGTTCCTGGCCGGCACACCCGCGTCAACGGTCTGGACCATGTCGACAAGTTGGTCAGGGTCGACCAATCGCCGATCGGTCGTACGCCGCGGTCCAACCCGGCGACCTACACCGGCGTCTTCGACAAGATCCGCTCGCTGTTCGCCGCCACCACGGAGGCCAAGGTGCGCGGTTACCAGCCGGGCCGGTTCTCGTTCAACGTCAAGGGCGGCCGGTGCGAGGCGTGCTCTGGCGACGGCACGATCAAGATCGAGATGAATTTCCTCCCCGATGTGTACGTGCCGTGCGAGGTGTGCAACGGCGCCAGGTACAACAGGGAAACCCTCGAAGTGCACTACAAGGGCAAGACCGTCTCGGAGGTGCTCGACCTGTCGATCGAGGACGCGGCCGAGTTCTTCGCTCCGATCAGCTCGATACACCGGTATCTCAAGACGCTGGTCGACGTGGGGCTGGGCTACGTGCGGCTGGGCCAGCCTGCGCCGACGCTTTCGGGCGGTGAGGCGCAGCGCGTCAAGCTCGCGGCAGAGCTGCAGAAGCGTTCGACGGGTCGGACGGTCTACATCCTCGACGAGCCGACCACCGGCCTGCATTTCGAGGACATCCGCAAGCTGCTCGACGTGCTCAACGGGCTCGTCGACAAGGGCAATACGGTCATCGTCATCGAACACAATCTCGACGTCATCAAGACGTCCGACTGGATCATCGACCTCGGCCCCGAGGGCGGATCGGGAGGCGGAATCGTCGTCGCCGAGGGTTCGCCAGAGGAGGTCGCCGCAGTCACGGAAAGCTACACCGGCAAATTCCTCTCCGAGGTGCTGGACGCGGTACCTGCCAAGACCACCTCGACGAGGCGTCGCAGGAAGGTCAGCGCGTAA
- a CDS encoding sensor histidine kinase, with protein sequence MSDDNRQATHGSAQQFAQGRPLYLGTVVQFALRLVIVVFVAVTLLSEPPSRHQWICVAILCAYAAIVGCWSVWALRSGWRASSRTRVTLLGIAADVATLSALSVLTGITSPEVWTSDLMADALFLIPLIAAAQLDPVINAVMAIPTVAAFLVTCAVTKTLNEEPWTSIALNTFVLAALFAASVAVSNIQRDRVVMIVDLAEQRTRLLQDMLGLEKRERQDISERLHDGALQYVLVARQDMDDLRDGSADAVDRVDAALVECSGLLRDVVRELHPAVLARSGLKAAVETLAAGIGTRNGLVVNLDARTWPDDVRTGADHVLYGVAREALTNVVKHARAENVWVELELRDGRATLRIADDGVGISEAKLSESLENGHIGMASTRTKVLAAEGQFDVRSTSPGTEVTVSIPLDVAAVDSTAELAAL encoded by the coding sequence ATGTCCGACGATAACCGGCAGGCGACCCATGGCAGTGCACAGCAGTTTGCGCAGGGTCGTCCCCTCTACCTCGGCACCGTGGTTCAATTCGCTCTGCGTTTGGTGATCGTCGTCTTCGTTGCCGTCACCTTGCTGTCCGAACCGCCGAGCAGGCATCAGTGGATCTGTGTTGCCATCCTCTGCGCATACGCCGCGATCGTCGGCTGCTGGAGCGTGTGGGCGTTGCGCTCCGGATGGCGAGCGTCCAGCAGAACACGGGTGACCCTGCTGGGGATCGCCGCCGACGTCGCGACCCTCTCTGCCCTCTCGGTATTGACCGGGATCACCTCACCGGAGGTCTGGACCTCGGACCTGATGGCCGACGCGTTGTTCCTGATTCCGTTGATCGCCGCGGCCCAGTTGGATCCCGTCATCAACGCCGTGATGGCGATTCCGACGGTGGCGGCGTTCCTGGTGACGTGCGCGGTCACGAAAACCCTGAACGAGGAGCCCTGGACGTCGATTGCGCTGAATACGTTCGTGCTGGCCGCACTGTTCGCGGCGTCCGTGGCGGTGTCGAACATCCAGCGGGACAGGGTCGTCATGATCGTCGACCTCGCCGAGCAACGTACGCGCTTGCTGCAGGACATGCTCGGTCTGGAAAAGCGTGAGCGCCAGGATATCTCGGAGCGTCTGCACGACGGTGCCCTGCAATATGTGCTGGTGGCTCGCCAAGACATGGATGACCTGCGGGACGGCTCGGCCGACGCGGTGGATCGGGTGGATGCAGCGCTCGTCGAGTGTTCAGGGCTGCTGCGCGACGTGGTCCGCGAACTCCATCCCGCTGTCCTTGCCAGGTCAGGTCTGAAGGCGGCCGTCGAGACGTTGGCAGCAGGCATCGGCACCCGCAACGGCTTGGTGGTCAACCTCGACGCGCGGACGTGGCCCGACGACGTGCGCACCGGCGCGGATCACGTGCTCTACGGTGTCGCCAGGGAGGCATTGACCAACGTCGTCAAACATGCTCGCGCCGAGAATGTTTGGGTGGAGTTGGAACTCCGCGATGGCCGCGCCACCTTGCGGATCGCCGACGACGGCGTCGGCATCTCTGAGGCCAAGCTCTCTGAGAGCCTCGAGAACGGCCATATCGGTATGGCCTCGACACGCACGAAAGTTCTTGCCGCCGAGGGCCAGTTCGATGTCAGGTCCACGTCGCCGGGAACAGAGGTGACGGTCAGCATCCCCCTGGATGTCGCGGCCGTCGACAGCACCGCCGAACTGGCCGCGCTCTAG
- a CDS encoding SDR family NAD(P)-dependent oxidoreductase, with protein sequence MAADKTVAVVTGASRGAGRGIAHALGSHGCTVYVTGRTETPGQSPLAGTIHETAELVTAAGGEGIAAPVDHADDEQTQALFDRVAREQGRLDILVNNAAIIRDEMMARTPFWDKPTNVIDILDVGLRSAYIATVHAAPLMIPQRRGLVVFTSAPGAAHYVFGPSYGVHKAGVDKMAADMAVDFEEFGVASVSIWMGILLTERLKNLVAGDPEKFGGLLDIAETPELTGHLIWALFNDPALMEKSGQTWIGAELAREYGIDDDGGRRPPSYRDLHGIHPLRQFSRVLR encoded by the coding sequence ATGGCCGCCGACAAGACGGTCGCCGTCGTCACAGGGGCGAGCCGGGGCGCGGGGCGCGGAATCGCCCACGCGCTGGGCAGCCACGGGTGCACCGTCTACGTCACGGGACGCACCGAGACGCCCGGGCAGTCCCCGCTGGCCGGAACGATCCATGAGACCGCCGAGTTGGTGACGGCGGCGGGCGGTGAAGGCATCGCCGCGCCCGTCGACCACGCCGACGACGAGCAGACCCAGGCGCTGTTCGACCGGGTGGCCCGTGAGCAGGGCCGATTGGACATCCTGGTCAACAACGCCGCGATCATCCGCGACGAGATGATGGCGAGGACACCATTCTGGGACAAGCCGACCAACGTCATCGACATCCTCGACGTCGGGCTTCGCAGCGCCTACATCGCCACGGTGCATGCCGCGCCGCTGATGATCCCGCAGCGCCGCGGGCTGGTCGTCTTCACATCCGCGCCCGGTGCGGCGCACTACGTCTTCGGGCCGTCGTACGGCGTGCACAAGGCCGGGGTGGACAAGATGGCCGCCGACATGGCCGTCGACTTCGAGGAGTTCGGCGTCGCCTCGGTGTCCATCTGGATGGGCATCCTGCTGACCGAGCGGTTGAAGAACCTCGTGGCGGGCGACCCGGAGAAGTTCGGCGGCCTGCTCGATATCGCCGAGACCCCCGAATTGACCGGCCACCTGATCTGGGCGCTGTTCAACGATCCTGCGCTGATGGAGAAGAGCGGTCAGACATGGATCGGCGCTGAGCTGGCACGCGAGTACGGCATCGACGACGACGGCGGCCGACGCCCCCCGTCGTACCGCGACCTTCACGGCATCCACCCGCTCCGGCAGTTCAGCCGCGTCCTGCGGTGA
- a CDS encoding cytochrome P450, whose amino-acid sequence MTSTLHPTGIARRENGVPPPEVPLGDIDLGSIGFWDLDGDLRDGAFATLRRESPIAFFDVADFPGWPAGPGHWALTRYDDIHHASRHPEVFSSVPTCSSLNDVPPEIAEFSGSMINLDDPRHLRLRTIVNRAFTPKVVARIEGSVRDRARTIVSNMVASHNDAKAEFVAEASGLLPLQVICDMMGIPEEDEAKIFHWTNVMLGVGDEEVAGEYADVVAVLGEIVEYAMGLAEERRAHPGEDLTTSLVQAEVDGERLTSVDIASFFILLSAAGNETTRNAISHGMVALTRYPEEREKWWADFDGLAATAVEEIVRWACPVIYMRRTLTQDVEMRGIEMNAGAKVSMWYNSGNRDEAKFDRPWLFDLARDPNPQMGFGGGGAHFCLGANLARREIRVLFEELHRQVPDIVAVEEPSLLHSAFLHGIKRLPVAWTPPA is encoded by the coding sequence ATGACGTCGACACTGCATCCGACCGGAATCGCCCGCCGTGAGAACGGTGTGCCTCCCCCCGAAGTGCCGCTCGGCGACATCGACCTGGGCTCGATCGGGTTCTGGGACCTCGACGGGGACCTACGCGACGGAGCATTCGCGACGCTGCGACGCGAGTCGCCGATCGCGTTCTTCGATGTCGCGGATTTCCCCGGGTGGCCTGCAGGGCCTGGCCACTGGGCGCTGACCAGGTACGACGACATCCACCATGCGAGCCGCCATCCCGAGGTCTTCAGCTCCGTACCGACGTGCTCGTCATTGAACGACGTCCCGCCCGAGATCGCGGAGTTCTCCGGTTCGATGATAAACCTCGACGACCCGCGCCATCTGCGGCTGCGCACGATCGTCAACCGAGCGTTCACGCCGAAGGTGGTGGCCCGCATCGAGGGCAGCGTGCGAGACCGGGCACGCACGATCGTGTCAAACATGGTCGCCAGCCATAACGATGCCAAGGCCGAATTCGTCGCCGAGGCTTCTGGCTTGCTTCCACTACAGGTGATCTGCGACATGATGGGCATTCCAGAAGAGGACGAGGCGAAGATCTTCCACTGGACCAACGTGATGTTGGGAGTCGGTGACGAGGAAGTGGCCGGCGAATACGCCGACGTCGTCGCGGTGCTCGGCGAGATCGTCGAGTATGCAATGGGTCTCGCCGAGGAACGACGCGCCCATCCAGGTGAGGACCTCACCACCAGCCTCGTTCAGGCCGAGGTCGACGGTGAGCGCCTCACATCGGTCGACATCGCGTCGTTCTTCATCCTGCTGTCGGCTGCGGGCAACGAGACGACGCGCAACGCCATCAGTCACGGGATGGTGGCACTCACCCGGTACCCCGAGGAACGGGAGAAGTGGTGGGCGGATTTCGACGGCCTGGCAGCCACGGCGGTCGAGGAGATCGTCCGATGGGCATGCCCGGTCATCTACATGCGACGCACTTTGACCCAGGACGTCGAGATGCGCGGCATCGAGATGAATGCGGGGGCCAAGGTTTCGATGTGGTACAACTCAGGCAACCGCGATGAAGCCAAGTTCGACAGGCCGTGGCTTTTCGACCTGGCCCGGGATCCCAACCCGCAGATGGGGTTTGGTGGTGGCGGTGCGCACTTCTGCCTGGGTGCGAACCTGGCGCGCCGGGAAATTCGTGTGCTGTTCGAAGAACTTCACCGTCAGGTACCCGACATCGTGGCCGTGGAGGAGCCGTCGCTTCTGCACTCCGCTTTTCTGCACGGCATCAAGCGGTTGCCCGTTGCGTGGACGCCGCCCGCATGA
- a CDS encoding fructose bisphosphate aldolase codes for MNTDQFNKAHSGAGFIAALDQSGGSTPKALKLYGIAEDSYSGDDEMFDLVHEMRTRIITSPAFDAGRIMGAILFEMTMDRQIEGRPSADYLWNVKGIVPFLKIDKGLNDEQDGAQTMKPMPGLDDLLDRAVANGVFGTKERSVIKLPGAGLDAVVTQQFEIGQQVLAKGLVPIIEPEVDIHSARKAEAEVQLKAGLLDGLNQLGEGQKVMLKLTLPDTDNLYRELVEHPNVVRVVALSGGYSRDEACEKLARNTGVIASFSRALTEGLTAQQSDEEFNATLDAAIAEISKASAT; via the coding sequence GTGAACACCGACCAGTTCAACAAGGCGCACAGCGGCGCCGGCTTCATCGCGGCACTCGACCAGAGCGGCGGCAGCACCCCCAAAGCGCTGAAGCTGTACGGCATCGCCGAGGACTCGTACTCGGGCGACGACGAGATGTTCGACCTGGTGCACGAGATGCGGACCCGCATCATCACCAGCCCCGCCTTCGACGCGGGCCGGATCATGGGCGCGATCCTGTTCGAGATGACGATGGACCGCCAGATCGAGGGCCGACCGTCGGCGGACTATCTGTGGAACGTGAAGGGCATCGTGCCGTTCCTCAAGATCGACAAGGGCCTCAACGACGAGCAGGACGGCGCCCAGACGATGAAGCCGATGCCCGGCCTCGACGATCTGCTGGACCGGGCGGTGGCCAACGGGGTCTTCGGCACCAAGGAGCGGTCGGTCATCAAGCTGCCGGGGGCCGGCCTGGACGCCGTCGTCACGCAGCAGTTCGAGATCGGCCAGCAGGTCCTCGCCAAGGGCCTCGTGCCGATCATCGAGCCAGAGGTCGACATCCACAGCGCGCGGAAGGCCGAGGCCGAGGTCCAGCTCAAGGCCGGTCTGCTCGACGGGCTGAACCAGCTCGGCGAAGGCCAGAAGGTCATGCTGAAGCTGACGCTGCCCGACACCGACAACCTCTACCGGGAACTCGTCGAGCACCCCAACGTGGTTCGCGTGGTCGCGCTTTCGGGTGGCTACAGCCGCGACGAGGCATGTGAGAAGCTCGCGCGCAACACCGGCGTGATCGCCAGCTTCTCCCGTGCTCTGACCGAGGGATTGACCGCCCAGCAGAGCGACGAGGAATTCAACGCGACGCTGGACGCGGCGATCGCCGAGATATCCAAGGCGTCGGCGACGTAG
- a CDS encoding UdgX family uracil-DNA binding protein (This protein belongs to the uracil DNA glycosylase superfamily, members of which act in excision repair of DNA. However, it belongs more specifically to UdgX branch, whose founding member was found to bind uracil in DNA (where it does not belong), without cleaving it, appears to promote DNA repair by a pathway involving RecA, rather than base excision.): MASLSAAAFVPDTDDLTALSDASQACKGCDLYRNATQTVFGAGSADAKVVFVGEQPGDQEDRAGRPFVGPAGRLLDKALVAAGIDRERVYVTNAVKHFKFEERGQRRIHKTPSRTEVVSCRPWLLTELDAIQPDVVVLLGATAAKSLMGSSFRLTQHRGEVLRLPADDKQVNLDVDPQVVATIHPSAILRGPQEDRDKAFDALVADLRVVADLSE; this comes from the coding sequence ATGGCCTCGCTCAGCGCCGCGGCGTTCGTGCCCGACACCGACGACTTGACCGCGTTGTCAGACGCATCGCAGGCCTGCAAGGGCTGTGACCTCTATCGCAATGCCACCCAAACGGTGTTCGGAGCCGGGTCGGCGGACGCGAAAGTCGTATTCGTCGGTGAGCAACCGGGCGACCAGGAGGACAGGGCAGGTCGACCGTTCGTCGGTCCGGCAGGCAGATTATTGGACAAGGCGCTCGTCGCCGCAGGCATCGACCGTGAACGCGTCTACGTGACAAATGCGGTGAAGCACTTCAAATTCGAGGAGCGCGGACAGCGACGCATCCACAAGACACCGAGCCGGACCGAGGTGGTGTCGTGTCGACCGTGGTTACTGACCGAACTCGATGCGATACAGCCCGATGTCGTCGTGTTGCTGGGTGCGACGGCCGCTAAATCGTTGATGGGTAGCAGCTTTCGGCTGACTCAGCATCGCGGCGAGGTGCTTCGACTCCCCGCCGACGACAAGCAGGTGAATCTCGACGTCGACCCGCAGGTGGTCGCGACCATACACCCGTCGGCGATCCTGCGCGGTCCGCAGGAGGACCGGGACAAGGCGTTCGACGCGTTGGTCGCCGACTTGCGCGTGGTGGCGGATTTGAGCGAGTGA
- a CDS encoding universal stress protein, with the protein MSGYQTVVVGTDGSDSSLRAVDKAGQIAAGSGAKVIVATAYFPQSEDQRAADVLKDEGYKMSGNAPIYAILREAKDRAAAAGATDVEEKAVVGAPVDALVDLAAEVNADLLVVGNVGLSTIAGRLLGSVPANVARRSKTDVLIVHTTP; encoded by the coding sequence ATGAGTGGCTATCAGACCGTGGTGGTCGGCACGGACGGATCGGATTCGTCGTTACGTGCGGTGGACAAGGCCGGTCAGATCGCCGCGGGTTCGGGCGCCAAGGTGATCGTGGCGACCGCCTACTTCCCGCAGAGCGAGGATCAACGGGCTGCCGACGTCCTCAAGGACGAGGGCTACAAGATGTCGGGCAACGCGCCGATCTACGCGATCCTCCGTGAGGCGAAGGACCGCGCGGCCGCGGCAGGGGCAACGGACGTCGAGGAGAAGGCCGTCGTCGGCGCACCTGTTGACGCCCTCGTCGACCTGGCCGCCGAAGTCAACGCCGACCTGCTCGTCGTCGGCAACGTCGGCCTGAGCACCATCGCGGGTCGGCTGCTCGGCTCGGTGCCCGCCAACGTCGCGCGGCGCTCGAAGACCGACGTGCTGATCGTTCACACCACGCCGTAG